The Helianthus annuus cultivar XRQ/B chromosome 15, HanXRQr2.0-SUNRISE, whole genome shotgun sequence genomic sequence GTGCTGCTGAAGACACCGAATGTTACCATGATTTGGTGAAGTATTTGTTAATGGTGAGGAACAAGATCAAGGAGCCAAAGGTGGATAGCGAGCTCATCTATGCGTATGCGAAGATTGACGGTTGAGTGACATTGAGGAGTTTATCCTCATGCCAAATGTTGCCAATCTCCATAATGTCGGTGATCGTTTGTTTGATGAAGCTTTGTACGAAGCTGCGAAGATTTTATATGCCTTCATCTCCAACTGGGCTAAGCTTGCTGTAACACTTGTGAGGCTCCAACAGTTTCAAGGTGCTGTTGATGCTGCTCGTAAAGCAAATAGTGCCAAAACATGGAAAGAAGTTTGCTTCGCTTGTGTTGATGCTGAGGAGTTTCGTTTGGCTCAGATATGTGGGCTCAATATTATTGTGCAGGTAACTACTTTAACTGTAATGTCTAGCTGGTATTGAATATTTTTGTTGTCTTAATTCcttactttttttttgaaaattaactTCATTCAAAAACAGGCCGACCCAAACCGGGCCAACCAAAACAACCAGACTCTACGACTTACATATTAACAAAAGAGTTCCACTCTACCCAACCTATATCTCTATACTTTGATCTATTCGTGAACCAAATAAAACCCAACGCCTTAACTTCGCTAATAAGTTTTTCTATCCTGAAAGGAatattagaaaaaataaaattattcCTGGCTTTCCAAATGCTCCAACACACAATCCTTACTATACCTTGAATCGCTTCCTTCTTTTTCTCCGAAGCCCCGATGGATTTGTGCACCTCAAGAAGATCTTTGATAGAAAAAGTGAAGATATGCGGAATGTTACACCAAATGCTAATACCGTTCCAAACATTTGCCGCAACAAAGCAAGCAATAAATAAGTGATCGGTAGACTCTTCATCCGATCCACATAATGGACATACCGAATCGCCAGCCAGGATATTTCTCTTCTTCAAAACCTCCCTTGTCGGAATCCTGTCAAGCTCCATCCTCCACGAATGAATGTTAACTTTAGCCGGAACCCATTTTATCCACTCCATAACGAAACCGGTAAAAACCCCACTGTCCGAATAAAAAAACCTCTTGACCGACTTGACCGAGAACTCACCTTTCGAATCGGCCCCCCACTTCCACCTATCGTTGGATCCCGAAAACTGCACATTCTCCAACAAAGACCGCAACGACTGAAGATTAGCCACTAAACCCTCTTCAATCAGCTGATGTTTCCAATTCCACTCGAAAACCTTCTCCGCACCTAACATCGAGATCCTGTCCGCCACCATACATTTTTTATTTGCTTCCTGTCTAAAAAGATCCGGATACATCTGCTTGAGCGGCTCATAAGTAGCCCACGTATCCAGCCAAAATGCAATATCACAACCGTTACCAACCACTCCCTTCATGTAGTTTCTAAGCGGCGAACCTTCAACCTTGGAATTAATGAACACTTTGGCAATATTATTCCATACACCGGATAGGGTCTTTTTGAATGGAATACACTCCCATCCGACCCTAGTGTAATGAAGAGCCTCAATAATTCTTTTCCACAAAATATTCTTTTCCGTTTTATACCTCCAACCCCATTTAACTAAAAGAGACGTGTTTATATCTTTGAGCTTATTCAACCCTAATCCCCCATCTTTCTTATGCCTCGCGACCCTATCCTAACCAACCCAATGCATCTTCCTTTCCTCTATATTACCTCCCCATAGAAAATTCTTAATCATGGCTTCCAAATCCGATATTACCTTCTTAGGAGCTTTGTAGAGAGAAAAATAATAACAAGACAAACTTTCCATCACCGCTTTAATTATAACCACTCTACCCCCAATCGACAATAGGTGAGACTTCCATTTTGCTAACCGAGCCCTAAAGACTTCATAAACCGGTTGCCAATTGTTGATTCTATTCATATTTGCTCCCACTTTCAGACCCAAGTACCTAAAAGGAGGAGCGTCTGGTTTGCACCCAACCTCACTAGCCATGACCCCAATTTCTTCCATATCCACACCTAACCCGTAAAGATTAGATTTTTGAATATTGATTTTAAGCCCCGAGCACATGAAAAAGACCCGAAGAATTCTAACAATGTTAACCACCTCCACTTTATCCCATTCCCCCAAAACAATTGCATCATCGGCATATAAAAGGTGCGTAATAATCGGCCCATTGTTAGGGGTCGCTATCCCTTTAATCACACCCTCCTCTCTGGCACGATTAAACATACACGACAAGGCTTCCATAACCACAAGGAACAAGAAAGGGGAAAGCGGGTCCCCTTGTCTCATTCCTTTTTCgcatttaaaataaaaagtagGCGCTCCGTTGACCAAAACGGCCGAAGTAGCCGACGAGAGAATACCCGAAACCCATTTGCACCAACTATCAGGAAATCCCATTTGCCTAAGGATATTAATCACGAACCTCCAATTAACGTTGTCGTATGCCTTCTCGAAATCAATCTTAAGAAAAAAAGCTTTCGAATTCCTTTTCTTTATCCACGAGATGAGTTCGTTAATTATGAGCGGACCGTCCAAAATGAATCTTCCTTTTAAAAATGCCGACTGCGAATCAGATATGACTCCATCTAAAACCTTCCTCATCCGATTAGCCAACACCTTAGAAATCGCTTTGCTAATGACACCCACCAATTTTATCGGCCTATAGTTATTCAGAGAAATCGGGTCGACAACTTTAGGAATAAGCGCAATATAAGATCCACCACTACCGTTGCTAATCTCTCCTGTGTCAAAAAACCGAGCAAAAATTCTTGTGAAATCCTCTTTAAACAACTCCCAGAAATGCTTAATAAACTTGAAGTTGAGACCATCGGGACCCGGAGACTTGTCATCTCCGCATTCAAAAATAGCGTTCTTGATTTCCAATTCCGTAAAAGGTTCTTCAATCATACTACTTTCCGCCTCCGATATTTTTTTAATGTTATAACAAAAGAGATCCGGTCTCGTCGGCAATGTCTCCTTGAATTTATCTCGAAAAAATGCAGAACCTGTTTCTTTATCTTGGCCGACTTGCTACACCACTCTCCATTAATAGAAAGACCGTGAATGTTGTTCGAAGCTTTCCTATTGTTCACCAAAGCATGAAAAAACTTAGAGTTTTCATCCCCGTCTATCGCCCATTTGATCCGCGCTCTTTATTTAGAATCCAAATTCTTCCTTTCTTCTATCTCTTTAATAATTTTCCTATTCTCCGTCATCACCCACTCTTCCTCTTCCACGAGGTCCCTCGATTCCATATCAATCTCCATTTGTTCCAACTCCGCTAAAGCTATCTTTTCGACTTCCATTTCCTTAGCTAAAAAATCATCCCGCCATTTCCTGAGAAACAATTTAATTCTAGCAAATTTGGCAGTCAGACATTTATCGGGGGGGTCGAAAACTTCAAACCCCTCCAATGCCGCCATGAACGCCTCCTCGAAACCTGGTTTTCCAATCCAAGAAGTAAAGACTCGAAATGGACGTGGCCCGAACTTTAAGTCAACCAACTCAAGGATAATAGGACAGTGATCCGAAAGGCGTGAAGGCAAAACTCTAACACAAGCCGAGGGCCACCTATTGAAAAACTCCGAACACACCAAAAACCGATCCAACTTACTAAGTTTCCTCCCATTATCCCTAATACAAGTGAACTTCCTTCCCTGCATCGGGTATTCCAACAAACCATTGGCAAAaatgaaattgttaaaattatCGGAACATACCGGCTTAAACTTTGATCGCTTCCTCTCCTCCTGAGAACGCACAGCATTAAAATCTCCGACAATGACCCACTTACCTCCAGTTGGATCGATAAAACTGGATATCTCGTTCCAAAGACTCAATTTTTCCTCAGTGTTTTGAGGAGCATATACATTGATTAAATTGATCGGATCTTCGCTACCCACCACCGAACCCTTAATGACTAAACAGAATCTACGCTGAATTAACGATTCAATCTTCAACACCTCGGGGTCCCATAACCACACTAATCCACCAGACAGTCCCACAGAATCGACAGAAGCAAATTCAAAATTCCTATTCCCCCACAATTTAGCAAGAGCCGATCTGGACACATTTACAACTTTCGTTTCCTGAAGGGCAATAACACTAATATTGTTGGAATTCTTCAGATCTTTCACCCAAACGACTTTCGCATCCCCCGAAATACCTCGGATGTTAAGAGACATGAAGTTCATTGATCCACCCCATTTATCCCTTCTCCTCTAATAGACTTACCGACTAGACTGTGGTGGTTGACAAGGTCCGCTCCGACAATATTACCGATATTGATTGTGGCCCTTATCTCCTCTTCAGTTGACTCTTCATATGTATCTAGCACTACGACATTCGATCCGTCATCCACATCCCCACTGTTCCTCGTGTTACCTTCAATACCCTGAAGGGAAACTATCTGCTCATTCGATTCTTCCTGACTCTCCACCTTATCCATCAAAATTTCCTTATTAGTATGAGAGAAACCTTGGGACTTAACCCCCTGCTCATCAGTTGCGTTAGAATTAAGGTCAAATGAAAAGCATTGATTCCCCTCTTCTCTGCTATGTTTTTTGGGCCTATTTTACGATAATGGACTTGAGGTGTCAACTTGAGTGGCTGCTTTTCCTTTGGGCCTGACTCTGCAAGCTTTCCTTTTAGGCCTACCAATATTATCCAcagaattaaaaaaataaatatctAAACTTCTACCAGTTGACCTTACTACATTGTCTTGGACCCCACTAAAAGATCCCTTCTCACCCCCTCCTTGGAATTGGAAACGCCACCTTCCAAATTGCAAAATTGATTGTAATTTCCTAAAACATTAACATTTCCTAAACCAATCACGTCCCCCTGAAAATCCCGCCTCTTTATTGGGACCCGTCGGACCAAGATTCTCCGGCTGATGAACGTTCTCGCCGGAAACTTCTTCCTTCGACATGCTACCAGTGCCATCACTATCCTCCTTATCCAGACACACCACTTCCCCGACGCTATCCGGAACCCACTCATTTAACTCTTCCTCTATCCAGACCCGAAACTGCTTACCCTTCCAACTTATTGACCTGTGCTCTTGAATCCGATTACCCTCTCCGACCAGTACTCCTATCAGACTAAACGAGAGGTTATAATCTTCCGCCGATAGTTGAGACCCAAGAACAATTTTACCAAACTGCCCTGCTATCATATCGAAGACCTTATTTCTGCCAAATGGATTGGTACTCCATACACCCTAACCCAGGCCAACCTTTCGAAAGGAAGGGACTGTCCGTTCCATACATCTAGAGTCGAAAACCACTGTTCCCATAACGCATGGTTAAGCAAAAATTCTGAACAGTCGCTTGCATTCCTGAACTTTACGAGCATCGAAAGACCGCCAAGAAAGCTTAAAGAAACTCCATGAAGTCCACTTCCAACGAGAATGATGTTGAGTTTTCTCAGCGTCGAGATATCCCTACATCTCCCCACCAATGCTATGCCCAAGCAATCCTTGAACGCCAGGGTGTCTTCAGGGATAGAAATAACTCTCCCTGACTTTTCATCGGCCACGTTGCGATTACTCGTCTCACCTTCCCCTCCATTGGAACCATTAAAAAGATCTCTGAATAACTTGCCCCCTCCGTTGTTGACAAACGCATTGCTAGAAACATAATGGACCTGCTTCTGCGGGTGAACTACGTTAGACTTACCTTTGTCTTCCACTGCCGAAACTCCATGCAACCCCTCGTTCTCCTTGGCAAACTTGGCCAAGTTGGCCATAAGCTTGTAACCCCCCATCTTTGTACCGTTTAAAACCCGCTCCATCTCCTTGACATCGACAACGTTTCTAAAACTTATAATCCGAACTTCCTCCCCTCCTTGTCTTTTTTCCTGGCAACGTACACCCCCGTCACCTCCCCAAAAACCCTAACAAACTCTGTAACCTCCCATGGAttacaaccaggtggaagatTTGTAACATAAAACTTAGTTATCGGCCCTTTGATATTGCTAACTCCATTATAACCCCTTCCTTTCCTGCTATTCCTTACTTGAAACAcattttttcaaaataaaattaaataaatgtcTTGTAATTGATGTgtcaaatatgattacaaaaatggtATTATACCGTTATTTTAGACTTTTAGTACTAATAGGGCCGCTTTGGTTGACTTGAAACACATCTTAGTCAATAACTTTTATTTTCCGTAGTTAGTTATTGTTTCAAATATGATTACATAATGTATATTATTTCAATAATAATCTTGTTTCAATAAAACAATTTACGTGCATTTATGGCTAAAACTTCTGATTTTTTCACCAAAATACATTTTTTGCAACACATTTGGTGGGTTTCAGTAACAGTATTCTCGTATAAGGCGCTATTTCAACCTTCAATACTTCCTCTAGTCTCCCAATTTCCACCTCACAAATCCTACTAATTACATCCATCCAAGTATTAACATGCGGAGCTTCTCCACTTTTCAACATACCCTCTGTTGATGCAATAAATAATAGACCACGGGTAGTAGCTGGGTTgcttaggcaaaagggttgaagggttcaactttgcctaacgcaggtcgtggggtccccccacgtttgcaagacgtggagagaagTTCACTAGTTTATTCTTGTTGTTTGCTAAAGATCCTCCTCGGAAGTGTGTCCAGATTCGGATGAATTAGCAAAAGGAATGTGTGTGTTGATTGTGAAAGAAAGTAACTTGCATGAAGCAAGTACTCGAAGTGAATGACCAGAGATCTTAGGAATCAGAGCTGGCAGGAATATCTGCTTAATAAATGAAGTGTTTAATTTATAGGAGAAGGCATCTCTCAAAAAGGAATGCATTTGACTAGTGACCATGCTTGCAGTGAGggacttaccctttcgggggttgaatCCTTTTGCCCCACGGATAAAAGAGTGTGCTCTGTGGACCTGCATTACTTTTGCGGCTGGTGAGTTGGTGAAGTAATCCAGAGACATGACTACTTACTGTTCCGTGTTACTTTATTTCAGTTCCCCAGGTTTTTAACCTTTGAACCATTTTGCCTTTTGAGCATTCATGTATTGAAGTCATTTGGTTTTGGGCTACCCCTGTCATCagcccccaagtcagaggtttttgggaaatGAGCTAAAAAACTTCTGacttttatacatgtattttactGCCTAGAAGCTTCAAGGGTTCAAGGCTTGAAGGGTTGGAAACGgtttagggtttttgaattttgaattttgacaaGACAGTTGACAAGACCTGTGGCAGTTTGTCAGGCGGCGGTTTTAATTTCCCTTGCCTAATTATATTTCTTTCTTATCTCATTAACTGATATATTTTAACCAGAAGAACATTATTTGCTCCTTTTTTTCTCTCAAGTTTCCCCCTTTTTCAAATCAAGTCAGTTTCGCTTTgcttattttctttttaattgttCATATCATGGGTGCCCGTAAGGATTTGGCCAAGTCGTTTTCCCGAATGACTCAAGAGGAAGTCGATTTGTTTTGTATGGAGTGGGGAATAGGGACAAAGTTTAAACCGGTTGCACCAGCTTGTGATAAGTCTATCGATCAGTGTTCTCTTGGTTCGATCGCTTTATATTGTCAACATTTTGAGTTCTCAAATCTTCGTCGTCCGTTTTCAAACTTTGTCTTAAATATTTTGGAATATTATCGCATATCTTTTGGTCAAGTTCATCCCCTtggcatggctagggttttacattttgaaattttatgttgGGCCTCCGGGTATGATCCATCCTTGTTAGCATTTTGCCATTTCTTCCGGCTTGCTAAGAATGGTGATTGGTTTACCTTCGAGACCACTCAAGTTGATACCTGTTTGGTTTCGTCCATGGTTTCTACACTTGGGGTCTGGAAGGATCGGTTTTTCGGGTGTCGGAAGAGATTGTTCCCTTTAAACTTGTTTGGAGACACCCAGATGCCGTTCTGAACGAACCAGAGCCTTCTGCTTCTGACATAAACACTCGTTTTTTAGAAACTCTTAGGGAGTGTCCTTCGAGGCTTCGTCCCTTCCCTGAGCATTTGTTGGTGTTATTGGGTCTTAGTAAAGTGTGGGAAAAGTCCAATCGGGATCCGGTGCTTATTAGAGATGGGAAGGGTATGCATTTATTCTTCTCTTGTTCTTTTGTTCCTATTTCTTTGTTTGCTTATGTGTTTTTATATTTGTGTTGCAGTTATGTCTGCTCTTAACTTTATCAAAAGCGATGACACCTCCGACGTTGGCTTTGATGATGTTGCTGCTACCCCTGGTGAGAATGCGGTTGTTAGGGGTTCTGATTATAGGTTCGAGGGTTCCGGGTATGTAAACGTCCCCAATGTCAGAGGTTTTACCAAGGCTACTGCTTCTAAGGGTTCCACTCGTCGTTCACAACGCCATCTGAAAGGTGTTGATCAGCCTTCTGGTTCGGAGCCTATTGATGTTAGTGATGATATTGAAGCATCAGCAGATCAAGCTATGGATGTTAGCAAGGGTAAGGAAAGGAGTTAATTGTTTCAAGCAAGAAGAAGAAGTTAATCAAGAAAGGTAACACTCCTGTTATTCAAGGTTCTTCAGTCAAAAGCGTTAAGGGCTTCGAAGGTTCAGAGGGTCAGGATGTTTATGTGCCTAGCTGTGGGGTTAAAGTTGGTGATAGTTTCAAAGACACGGCTGTTTGTGCTGAAGCCTTAGCTCATTTTGCTCCTCCCGGTGTTCGAAGCGCTATATCTGAGATGGAGGCTGGTCATCTTATTTCTAGGATGATGCTGAGTTCCTGCAACCTTTCGGCCATGTTGGCTGAAGGTGTTACCCGTTTTGCCAAAGGTATGCAGGAATATGAGGAAGCcgccaagaagaaggaaaagatgAAAGCTTCGATTGCTTCCATGAAGAAGGAGATTGAAAGTTTTTCTGAAAGAGAGCTGGCTTGTGTCAAGAAGGAGGGTGAGTTGACAAGAAGACATGAAATTGAGACGAGTGATCTCAAAAAGAGTTTTGAAGCCGATCGATTGAAGCTAAAATCTGACAGGGAGGCCTTAGTTGTTCAACAAAAGGCTTTTGATGAGGAAAAAGATGGTTTAAAGGCTTTGGTTTCCCAAGCCACTGGGGATAACCAGTGGCTTATTGAGCAGGGTTTTCATCAAGTTGTGACCTATCTTCTTCACTCTAAATAGTTCAACTCTGCTCTAGGTGAAGTTTACACTAAACTGCTTAATCTGGGTAAACATCAAGGTCTTATTGCAGGTTATAAGCTTCATGAGTCTGGCCATCGTTTGGAAAAATCTCCTTTGTACCGTCCCGAGGCTTTCGATATCTTCAAGGGTTCCGTAGAGCAGATGGAAAGGCTAACATACCCATATATAAGCCAGGTTGCCTCTTGCTATGGTAAGCCCCTTTCTGTCTTGAAGGAACTAAAGCCTACTGGTCTCAATGAGAAGGTGTGTGTCGAAGTACTTAACTCTCTTTCAAGGAAACGTTCCTATTCAGGAGATAGTGAAGATACCTTTTCTGGAGAACTTGATGCACCTAAGGATGCCAGCTTGGAGGGTTCAGCTGTTGGTGGTGAAGGCTCGAAGGCTAAGAAGGTCAAGAAGACTAAGAAGGCCAAAGGTAACAGTTCTGGTGCTTCTAAGCCTTCTACTGATGCATGATATTTGTAGCTTTCTTAGCGCTTTAAAACAATTTGTGGTTTTGTAATCTTAACTCCAAACAATATTAGGTTtgcaggaacccttaaggttcctgttatGTGGTTGTGTTTTAGGCCTGTATGGCCGTTTGGACAATTTCTGAACTTGCAAGTCACTGGGACTTATTTTAACTTGTGTTTGGATGATTGAAAGTCTTTCAAGGCTTTCTTTGCTATGATACTATGTTTAACTATTTTCTCTGTGTTGTATTTTTATTCTTGTGCCTATTTTGCTAAGGCGGCTTGGTTGGCTTTAAGCCTTTAAGCTTTTTGCCAATCCCGTATGTGGGTTGAAACCTTTAAGGTTTTGAGTTGTCAATTACGTAGCTTGAAGCCTTCAAGATTTATCAGATTTGTGACTTTGCTTGGTTTGTGTCTTTGGGTTTTTGTGACTTTTTGCTCAAGTTGTTGCATTGTTCTTTAAGTTATTTCTTTTTTCTTGTAGCTTTGTCTTTGTCGAGTTTgtgttgtctttatgttttttataccttaaagggttcagtgctgcagtcacttagccttggtatttttaacaagaagacatagcacctatcctATTCATCATTTTATTTGATTTCGTAAGCCTGTTTATTTGCTatttttctaaggcttaaggaacatttggtgtaggctgttcgaACCTGTCTATGAGACCACTTTGTTTTTTATAATAAGTCttatggagttgtattgatttaggaactcaccccttatataggtccattcaaccattgaacctattgagcgatgtgggccatggagtttcttgctaggttctcaacctgattttaggatagaaagacaaatttgataaaacagcttcattcattcaagagatatttttacaaaaggttttcatagtTCAATTCTTGAAATGCAACATTGTGAAATACAAACCAATCTTTCCCATTTAGACATGGAACCTTTTCAAGGTTTTCCCATTCCAGTGCATTGGAAGCCTTTTACCCTCTGGGTCTGCTAGCTTGTAAGATCCTCCCTTAtgtgcttcaaggatggtgtACGGGCCTTGCCATTTTGGGCCAAGTTTCCCTTGATTCtcttttttgctagcttcattgtttctaaAGACCAGGTCTCCTGGCTTGAAACGTTTATTCTTGACtctcttgttgtagtaggcttccattcgttgcttgtatttggcttctgGAATTGCGGCTTGGTCTCGTGCTTCCTCttggagttgtaagttcaacatagtctctttttggtttgtctcgggatccatgttgacgattcgttgtgttacaactcctatttcagcaggaATTACAGCCTCGGACCCGAATACTAGGCTGTAGGGTGTTCTTTTATGTCTTGTTTTTTTCGGTTGTCCGGATTGCCCATAAAACACTTGACAATTCTTCGAGCCAGTTGCTTTCATACCCttcccaatcttgttttgatcccttccactatgcttcgattCGTCCTTTTAACTTGACCGTTTGATTGCGGGTAGGCTACTGAGCTAAAAATCTGGTTGATTCTAAACTCTTTACACCAAACGCTGAAAGGCTTCTCAGCAAATTGTTTTCCATTGTTGGTGACAAGCACTCCCGGCAATCCATAACGGCAAACGATGtttcccaaacgaagtcaatGATTTGCTTGCCCGTGATTTTTGCAAGTGGTTTAACCTCAGGCCACTTGGTAAAATAATCTATGGCCACCAACAAAAAATTTACTCCACCTTTGCTTGGGGGGAATGGACCGACAATGTCCATGCCCCATTTGTAGAAGGGCCATGCTGAGGTTATTGGGACAAGatcatgtttgggactttttggGACAGGTGCATGAATCTGGCAGGCATCACACTTCCTTAGCTGCTCAGTGGCATCTCGGTGCATTGAGGGCCAAAAATACCCAAGGTTCATGAGTTTGGCAACCACCgatctagctccaaaatgagctccgcatattCCTTCATGAACCTCTTTGACCAAATACTGGCTTTGCTCGGGGCCAACACATCTTAGCAAAGgtgcaaggtaaccctttttATAGAGGGTTTCACCTTGTAGTACAtactgccttgccttgatcttaaCCCTTTCAGCCTCTGTTTGATCATTAGGCAATTCACAGTTTTTGAGGAACTTCTTTattggagtcatccaatttggatcttcttTGGTGATTACATCTTGAACTTCCAACTCATTAATTGATGGAGCCTTTAACACTTCTACCAACACCTTCTTTGTAAGGTGAGCAAAAGTAAGAGATGTGAGCTTGCTTAAGGCATCTGCCTTCTTGTTTTGGGACCTGGGAATTTGCTTGATACTACATGATTGGAAGGTATTCATCAGCTCTTTGGATTTTTCCTTGTATCTTTTCATGTTGGGCTCTTTTGCAATTTAGCTAGCATTTACTTGACTTCAAGTTTTTGGACCTTCATTTCTTTAGCCAGTCTTAAGCCGGCGATCAGTGCCTCGTATTTAGCCTCGTTGTTGGTGGTCTGAAAGTCAAAACGGAGAGCGtatgtgaattctaacccttctgggttgatcagaataagcccagcccctgacccttcaacgcttgaagccccattggtaaaaagcttccaggcttcaaGGCTTGATGGTTCAGTGGCGGCTGTGTTTACTTCAGTGATGGTTTGCTTAGGGACTTCTACAATGAAATCAGCCAAGACTTGGGCTTTGATGGCTTTtcttgggacataggtgatgttatgttcacctagttccactgcccatttggctaatcgtccagagttttctggtttttcaaaTACACTCCTGATAGGTTGgtcggtgaccacttgtatagggtgtgcttggaaataccttcgaagccttctagctatttgaactagggctagggcCATTTTTTCCAaaggaggatatttggtttcagccaattttagagttttgctgaagaaataaacgggtacctgggtTTTATCTCGGTCAATGGTGAGGACCGCGCttattgcttcttcagcaactgagAGGTATACTGAGATCAATTCTCCCGTTTCTGGGGCTGCCATGTCAGGTAGGGAAGCTAGGTGTTGCTTCATTTGGTTAAAGGCTTCTTCAGCCTCTTCAGTCCATTTGAAGTCTTTTTTATCGGTGCAACTTGAGCGTTTTGAAAAAGGGGAGAGATCTTTCTGCCaactttgaggtaaaacgcttcaaggctgcaagcttcccgtttaagctttccACCTCCTTCTTAGTTTTTGGTGGTTTGGTTTCAAGAACAGCTTTCACCTTGTTTGGATTAGCCTTGATGCTTTGCTTCCCAACAATATGACCCAAGAACTTACCTTCCTCAAACCCAAATGAACATTTTTCagggttaagtttcatgttaacctttctgaggttcttgaaagtttcttgaatGTCAT encodes the following:
- the LOC110913868 gene encoding uncharacterized protein LOC110913868; the protein is MNFMSLNIRGISGDAKVVWVKDLKNSNNISVIALQETKVVNVSRSALAKLWGNRNFEFASVDSVGLSGGLVWLWDPEVLKIESLIQRRFCLVIKGSVVGSEDPINLINVYAPQNTEEKLSLWNEISSFIDPTGGKWVIVGDFNAVRSQEERKRSKFKPVCSDNFNNFIFANGLLEYPMQGRKFTCIRDNGRKLSKLDRFLVCSEFFNRWPSACVRVLPSRLSDHCPIILELVDLKFGPRPFRVFTSWIGKPGFEEAFMAALEGFEVFDPPDKCLTAKFARIKLFLRKWRDDFLAKEMEVEKIALAELEQMEIDMESRDLVEEEEWVMTENRKIIKEIEERKNLDSK